In Mesorhizobium sp. 113-3-3, a genomic segment contains:
- a CDS encoding di-heme oxidoreductase family protein: MRRLLELLRRLRRADGSPLLPRRPAGSAGRRYAILVLALTSSAIAGEIQPAGLATTRIDLDAKDQARVTAVTRPTTDFSKPEPFELMQGGAGTSRKDISRESFSQSSANITFEEEGTFKLGNALFRKNWVSSPSSTQASDGLGPLFNERACQNCHLKDGRGRPPQGVTGSTSMFLRLARDASSAEEKSALADHQMLNFPDPVYGTQLQELAVPGLRGEGRMHVDYQERQATLADGTMVSLRKPSYSVADLAYGPLDPRTTLSPRLTPPMIGLGLIEQIAPADILAHADPDDLDGDGISGKANIVREGLTGELTLGRFGWKAQTATIRQQAADAFAGDIGISTPEEPRHWGDCSAAEAECLAMPNGVQARLGPVEAPPPVMDLVTFYSQNLAVPARRDLAVPEVLAGKQLFYEIGCVACHTPKFVTRRDAPDKAQAFQLIWPYSDFLLHDMGPDLADGQAVGDATGSEWRTPPLWGIGLTETVNGNSFFLHDGRARSLTEAILWHGGEAQKARDRFAAANAAERDALVKFLESL; this comes from the coding sequence ATGCGGCGCCTGCTAGAACTCCTGCGCCGCTTGCGGCGGGCCGACGGCTCGCCGCTTCTCCCGAGAAGACCAGCCGGATCGGCTGGTCGGCGCTACGCCATTCTCGTGCTGGCGCTCACATCGTCCGCGATTGCCGGCGAGATTCAGCCAGCTGGCCTCGCCACCACGCGCATCGACCTCGATGCCAAGGATCAGGCGCGCGTCACCGCCGTCACCAGGCCGACCACGGATTTCTCCAAGCCCGAGCCGTTCGAACTGATGCAAGGCGGCGCCGGCACGTCACGGAAGGACATCAGCCGTGAGTCCTTCTCGCAATCCTCGGCCAACATCACCTTCGAGGAAGAGGGCACTTTCAAGCTCGGCAACGCCTTGTTCCGCAAGAACTGGGTGTCGTCGCCATCCTCGACGCAGGCGTCGGACGGGCTTGGTCCGCTGTTCAACGAACGCGCCTGCCAGAACTGCCATCTGAAGGACGGCCGCGGCCGCCCGCCGCAAGGCGTCACCGGCTCCACTTCGATGTTCCTGCGGCTGGCGCGCGACGCCAGCAGCGCCGAGGAAAAGTCGGCTCTTGCCGACCACCAGATGCTCAATTTTCCCGACCCGGTCTATGGCACGCAGTTGCAGGAACTGGCCGTGCCCGGCTTGCGAGGCGAGGGCCGGATGCATGTCGACTATCAGGAACGGCAGGCGACGCTGGCGGACGGCACGATGGTTTCCCTGCGCAAGCCCAGCTACTCCGTCGCCGATCTCGCCTATGGGCCGCTCGATCCGCGCACCACGCTGTCGCCGCGCCTGACGCCGCCGATGATCGGCCTAGGCCTGATCGAGCAGATCGCGCCGGCTGATATTCTGGCCCATGCCGATCCGGACGATTTGGACGGTGATGGCATTTCCGGCAAGGCGAACATCGTGCGTGAGGGGCTGACTGGCGAATTGACGCTTGGCCGTTTCGGCTGGAAGGCGCAGACCGCGACGATCCGTCAGCAGGCGGCGGATGCCTTCGCCGGCGATATCGGCATCTCGACGCCGGAAGAACCAAGACACTGGGGCGACTGCAGCGCTGCAGAAGCAGAATGCCTCGCAATGCCGAATGGCGTGCAGGCGCGCCTCGGTCCGGTCGAAGCGCCACCGCCGGTGATGGATCTCGTCACCTTCTATTCGCAGAACCTGGCCGTGCCGGCGCGCCGTGACCTCGCCGTGCCTGAGGTGCTCGCCGGCAAGCAGCTCTTCTACGAGATCGGCTGCGTTGCCTGCCACACGCCGAAATTCGTCACCCGCCGCGATGCGCCTGACAAGGCGCAGGCCTTCCAGCTGATCTGGCCGTATTCCGACTTCCTGCTGCACGACATGGGTCCCGATCTGGCCGATGGGCAGGCGGTGGGCGATGCGACGGGCAGCGAGTGGCGCACCCCGCCGCTGTGGGGCATCGGCCTCACCGAGACCGTCAACGGCAATTCCTTCTTTCTGCACGACGGCCGCGCGCGCAGCTTGACCGAGGCGATCCTGTGGCATGGTGGCGAGGCGCAAAAGGCGCGCGACCGCTTTGCCGCCGCCAATGCGGCCGAGCGCGATGCGCTGGTCAAATTCCTGGAGTCACTGTGA
- the bfr gene encoding bacterioferritin, translating to MKGEIQIIERLNEALFLELGAVNQYWVHFRLLEDWGYTKLAKKERAESIEEMHHADKLIARIIFLEGHPNLQSVAPLRIGQNVKEVLESDLAGEYDARTAYKRSREICHEIGDYVTMKLFEDLLADEEGHIDFLETQLDLLASIGEEKYGQLNADAANEAE from the coding sequence ATGAAAGGCGAAATTCAGATCATCGAGCGGCTTAACGAGGCTCTTTTCCTGGAGCTCGGAGCGGTCAATCAGTATTGGGTGCATTTCCGTCTGCTGGAGGATTGGGGGTACACGAAGCTGGCCAAGAAGGAGCGGGCAGAATCGATCGAGGAGATGCACCACGCCGACAAGCTCATCGCCCGCATCATCTTCCTTGAAGGCCATCCGAACCTGCAGTCCGTGGCGCCGCTGCGCATCGGGCAGAACGTCAAGGAGGTGCTCGAATCCGACCTTGCCGGCGAATATGACGCGCGCACGGCCTACAAGCGTTCCCGCGAGATCTGCCACGAGATTGGTGATTACGTGACGATGAAACTGTTTGAGGACCTGCTGGCTGACGAGGAAGGTCACATCGACTTCCTCGAGACGCAGCTCGACCTTCTCGCCTCGATCGGCGAGGAGAAGTACGGCCAGCTCAACGCCGACGCGGCCAACGAGGCGGAGTAA
- a CDS encoding (2Fe-2S)-binding protein: MLICHCNIITEREIEQTIVGLLDQDPWQLIVPAKVYHSMQKRGRCCGCFPNVVETIIRVTENYHARSEASGVDVVSHLDRVRGLRVQYGSRTHERRNSDHRAA, translated from the coding sequence ATGCTGATCTGCCATTGCAACATCATCACCGAGAGGGAGATCGAGCAGACGATCGTCGGGCTGCTGGACCAGGACCCCTGGCAACTTATCGTTCCGGCCAAGGTCTACCACTCGATGCAGAAGCGTGGCCGCTGTTGCGGCTGCTTCCCAAATGTGGTCGAAACGATCATTCGGGTCACCGAAAATTACCACGCCCGCTCGGAGGCGAGCGGCGTGGATGTCGTTTCACATCTGGATCGCGTCAGAGGCCTGCGCGTCCAATACGGGAGCAGAACCCATGAAAGGCGAAATTCAGATCATCGAGCGGCTTAA
- a CDS encoding imelysin family protein: MTARYGGRLAAIGATALLTAAVFVLPAKAETDAKAVIKTYSDIALAKYQDSLTTAQALDKAVDVLLAKPSAEALKAAREAWKAARVPYQQTEVYRFGNKIVDDWEGEVNSWPLDEGLIDYVAKSYGTESDTNSLYTANVIANKEIEINGKKVDASKLSPEFLSGTLQQAGGVEANVATGYHAIEFLLWGQDLHGTGPGAGERPYTDYDLKNCTGGNCDRRAEYLKSATTLLVSDLQKMVKDWKEDGAARKNLVEGEPNTAISVIFTGMGSLSYGELAGERMKLGLLLHDPEEEHDCFSDNTYNSHLYDAIGIRAAYIANYTRLDGTVVSGASVHDMVKAADPAIDKELSDKLDVTVARMEAIKVRAEAGEAYDQQIAEGNTAGNATVQAAIDALIDQTKSIERAVGSLKLNAIAFEGSDSLDAPDKVFK, translated from the coding sequence ATGACAGCACGATATGGCGGCAGGCTGGCGGCGATTGGTGCCACGGCGCTGCTGACGGCGGCGGTGTTTGTGCTGCCTGCCAAGGCGGAAACCGACGCGAAAGCGGTCATCAAGACCTATTCCGATATCGCGCTTGCCAAATACCAGGATTCGCTGACCACGGCGCAGGCGCTCGACAAGGCGGTCGACGTGCTGCTCGCCAAGCCTTCGGCGGAAGCGCTCAAGGCCGCCCGCGAAGCTTGGAAGGCCGCGCGCGTCCCCTACCAGCAGACCGAGGTCTACCGCTTCGGCAACAAGATCGTCGACGACTGGGAAGGCGAGGTGAATTCCTGGCCGCTGGATGAAGGCCTGATCGACTATGTGGCCAAGAGCTACGGTACGGAATCGGACACGAATTCGCTCTATACGGCCAATGTGATCGCCAACAAGGAAATCGAGATCAACGGCAAGAAGGTCGATGCCTCGAAGCTTTCGCCGGAATTCCTCTCCGGCACGCTGCAGCAAGCCGGCGGCGTCGAGGCCAATGTCGCCACCGGCTATCACGCTATAGAATTCCTGCTCTGGGGCCAGGACCTGCACGGCACCGGCCCGGGCGCCGGCGAGCGACCCTACACCGACTACGATCTCAAGAATTGTACCGGCGGCAATTGCGATCGCCGTGCCGAGTACCTGAAATCAGCAACGACCCTTCTGGTTTCGGATCTGCAGAAGATGGTCAAGGACTGGAAGGAAGACGGCGCGGCGCGCAAGAACCTGGTCGAGGGCGAGCCGAACACGGCGATCTCGGTCATCTTCACCGGCATGGGCTCGCTGTCCTACGGCGAACTGGCCGGCGAACGCATGAAGCTCGGCCTGTTGCTGCACGACCCGGAAGAGGAGCATGACTGCTTCTCCGACAACACCTACAATTCGCATCTCTATGACGCGATCGGCATCCGGGCCGCCTACATTGCCAATTACACGCGCCTCGACGGTACCGTCGTTTCCGGAGCTTCGGTGCATGACATGGTCAAGGCCGCCGATCCGGCGATCGACAAGGAACTGTCCGACAAGCTCGATGTCACCGTCGCCAGGATGGAAGCAATCAAGGTGCGGGCGGAAGCCGGCGAGGCCTACGACCAGCAGATCGCCGAGGGCAACACGGCAGGAAACGCCACCGTGCAGGCGGCGATCGACGCCCTGATCGACCAGACAAAGTCGATCGAACGCGCCGTCGGCTCGCTGAAACTCAATGCCATCGCCTTCGAGGGCTCCGACAGCCTCGACGCACCTGACAAGGTGTTCAAGTAA
- a CDS encoding NAD(P)/FAD-dependent oxidoreductase, with protein sequence MKNGVVIVGAGHAGVQAAASLREDGYDGPVILVGDENELPYHKPPLSKTFIKDAEAKPQPLRGEAFYTGSAIDYRPGVRIERIDAGGRSLEISGGGTLAFDHLILATGSRPRVLPLPGSDLSGVLSLRSLADARLIRELSAQSEDVVILGGGFIGLEIAATLRAAGRTVTVVEAVDRLLGRAVAPVVASHVRQRLEATGVRILTGTSIARLEGENGHVTAAITSSGERLRARMVIVGIGAVPNVELAQEAGLAVANGIRVDHQMRSSVPEILAIGDAASYRHWFTGGDLRLESVQNATDQARLAARTITGHADGYSAVPWFWSDIGDMKLQMVGLTAGGDSHVVLGDLPENKFSIYHYAGDRLLGIESVNRPGDHMLGRKMLGAGFSPTPETVAAGPDELKAALAAFQDMEPAKARA encoded by the coding sequence ATGAAGAACGGCGTGGTCATTGTCGGTGCGGGTCATGCGGGCGTGCAAGCGGCCGCCAGTCTGCGCGAGGACGGTTATGACGGACCGGTGATCCTCGTCGGTGACGAGAACGAACTGCCCTACCACAAGCCGCCGCTGTCGAAGACCTTCATCAAGGATGCCGAGGCCAAACCGCAACCGCTTCGGGGCGAGGCCTTCTATACCGGCAGCGCCATCGACTACCGGCCGGGCGTGCGGATCGAGCGTATCGATGCCGGAGGCCGCAGCCTGGAGATATCAGGCGGCGGCACGCTTGCCTTCGACCATCTGATCCTGGCAACCGGATCGCGCCCGCGCGTCCTGCCGCTGCCTGGCTCGGATCTGTCGGGCGTTTTGTCGCTGCGTTCGCTGGCCGATGCGCGGCTGATCCGCGAATTGAGCGCTCAGAGCGAAGATGTCGTCATCCTCGGCGGCGGCTTCATCGGGCTGGAGATCGCCGCGACGCTGCGGGCGGCCGGCCGCACGGTGACGGTGGTGGAAGCGGTCGACCGGCTGCTCGGCCGCGCCGTAGCGCCGGTGGTGGCAAGCCATGTCCGCCAGCGCCTGGAAGCGACCGGCGTGCGCATCCTCACCGGCACCTCGATTGCAAGGCTCGAAGGCGAAAACGGCCATGTCACTGCCGCGATCACTTCGTCAGGTGAAAGGTTGCGGGCGCGTATGGTCATCGTCGGCATCGGCGCCGTGCCTAATGTCGAACTGGCGCAGGAAGCCGGCCTTGCTGTCGCCAACGGCATCCGTGTCGATCACCAAATGCGCAGTTCCGTGCCAGAAATCCTGGCCATCGGCGACGCCGCCTCCTACCGGCACTGGTTCACCGGCGGCGATTTGCGGCTGGAATCGGTGCAGAACGCTACCGACCAGGCCCGCCTTGCGGCGCGCACCATAACTGGCCATGCGGACGGCTATTCTGCGGTGCCGTGGTTCTGGTCCGACATTGGCGACATGAAATTGCAGATGGTCGGACTGACCGCCGGCGGCGACAGCCACGTCGTGCTGGGCGACCTGCCCGAGAACAAGTTCTCCATCTATCACTATGCCGGCGACCGGCTGCTCGGCATCGAATCCGTCAACCGGCCCGGCGACCACATGCTTGGCCGCAAGATGCTGGGCGCCGGTTTCTCACCGACGCCGGAAACGGTGGCGGCTGGACCGGATGAGCTGAAGGCGGCACTGGCAGCGTTTCAAGACATGGAACCGGCCAAGGCCAGAGCGTAG
- a CDS encoding type II toxin-antitoxin system ParD family antitoxin — MSTMNISLPDSLKHFVDQQVTDRGYGTSSEYVRELIRHDQDRQHLRGLLLEGASSAPGAPVDDDYFAALRERAQGQ, encoded by the coding sequence ATGAGCACCATGAATATCTCACTGCCCGACAGCTTGAAGCATTTTGTCGATCAGCAAGTGACGGATCGCGGCTACGGCACGAGTAGCGAGTATGTGCGCGAGTTGATCCGCCACGATCAGGACCGTCAACATCTGCGCGGTCTCCTGCTTGAGGGTGCATCATCGGCGCCGGGTGCTCCCGTTGATGATGACTATTTCGCCGCGCTGCGAGAACGAGCGCAGGGCCAATAA
- a CDS encoding type II toxin-antitoxin system RelE/ParE family toxin: protein MATKAILPRSIALRDVGDAVDYYAREVGSHVALGYVEALQNAYKLIASHPGSGSLRFAYEIGLPGLRSVQLKRYPYLVFYLEQPDHIDVWRVLHAKQDIPAWLQSP from the coding sequence GTGGCCACAAAGGCAATTCTTCCTCGAAGCATTGCTCTGCGGGACGTCGGGGACGCTGTTGACTACTATGCGCGCGAAGTTGGTTCGCATGTGGCATTGGGCTACGTCGAAGCGCTTCAAAACGCCTACAAGCTGATCGCGAGCCATCCAGGATCTGGCTCTCTTCGATTTGCCTACGAAATCGGATTGCCTGGTCTGCGCAGCGTGCAACTCAAGCGCTATCCATATCTGGTCTTCTATCTGGAGCAGCCAGACCATATCGATGTGTGGCGGGTGCTGCATGCCAAGCAGGACATTCCCGCTTGGCTACAGAGCCCCTGA
- a CDS encoding 4-aminobutyrate--2-oxoglutarate transaminase — protein sequence MKNSAISERKNQSISRGVGMTTQIYADRAENSEIWDVEGRRYIDFSSGIAVVNTGHRHPKVIEAVKAQLDRFTHTCHQVVPYESYVRLAERLNAMLPGKFEKKTIFVTTGAEAVENAIKIARNATGRPAVIAFAGGFHGRTFMGMALTGKVVPYKVGFGAMPGDVYHAPFPVPLHGVSVADSLAALDRLFKADVDPARVAAIIVEPVQGEGGFYEAPREFLSALRKLCDQHGMLLIADEVQTGFARTGKMFAMDHHEVAADITTMAKSLAGGFPLSAVTGRAEIMDAPGPGGLGGTYGGSPIGVAAAHAVLDVIEDEKLCDRANTLGARLKQRLQSIRDDVPEIVDIRGLGFMNAVEFNDVKKGLPSAEIANAIRLKALDKGLILLTCGVYGNVIRFLAPITIQDEVMNEALDILESSIREVCAA from the coding sequence ATGAAGAATTCAGCCATTTCCGAACGCAAGAACCAGTCGATCTCGCGCGGCGTCGGCATGACCACGCAGATTTACGCCGACCGGGCTGAGAATTCGGAAATCTGGGACGTCGAGGGCCGCCGCTACATCGACTTCTCCTCGGGCATCGCCGTCGTCAACACCGGCCACCGCCATCCCAAGGTGATCGAAGCGGTCAAGGCACAGCTCGACCGTTTCACCCACACCTGCCACCAGGTCGTGCCCTATGAGAGCTATGTGCGGCTGGCAGAGCGGCTGAACGCCATGCTGCCCGGCAAGTTCGAGAAGAAGACGATCTTCGTCACCACCGGCGCCGAGGCGGTCGAGAACGCCATCAAGATCGCCCGCAACGCCACCGGACGCCCGGCGGTCATCGCCTTCGCCGGCGGCTTCCATGGCCGCACCTTCATGGGCATGGCGCTGACCGGCAAGGTCGTGCCCTACAAGGTCGGCTTCGGCGCCATGCCGGGCGACGTCTACCACGCGCCGTTCCCGGTGCCGCTGCACGGTGTATCGGTTGCCGATTCGCTGGCCGCGCTCGACCGGCTGTTCAAGGCCGATGTCGATCCGGCCCGCGTCGCCGCCATCATCGTCGAGCCTGTGCAGGGCGAGGGCGGCTTCTACGAGGCGCCGCGCGAATTCCTGAGTGCGCTGCGTAAGCTGTGCGACCAGCACGGCATGCTTTTGATCGCCGACGAGGTGCAGACCGGCTTTGCCCGCACCGGCAAGATGTTCGCCATGGATCACCATGAAGTCGCCGCCGACATCACCACCATGGCCAAGAGCCTGGCTGGCGGCTTCCCGTTGTCGGCCGTCACCGGCCGCGCCGAGATCATGGATGCGCCCGGCCCCGGTGGCCTCGGCGGCACCTATGGCGGGAGCCCGATCGGCGTTGCCGCCGCGCACGCGGTTCTCGACGTGATCGAGGACGAAAAGCTGTGCGACCGCGCCAACACGCTGGGCGCGCGGTTGAAGCAGCGCCTGCAGTCGATCCGCGACGACGTGCCCGAGATCGTCGACATCAGGGGCCTTGGCTTCATGAACGCGGTCGAGTTCAACGACGTCAAGAAGGGCCTGCCCTCGGCCGAGATCGCCAACGCCATCCGGCTGAAGGCGCTCGACAAGGGTCTGATCCTGCTGACCTGCGGCGTCTACGGCAACGTCATCCGCTTCCTCGCGCCGATCACCATCCAGGACGAGGTCATGAACGAGGCGCTCGACATCCTGGAAAGCTCGATCCGCGAAGTCTGCGCTGCCTGA
- a CDS encoding efflux RND transporter periplasmic adaptor subunit: protein MSRNATSSVSPPSVRTSRLLSFPIASAMCLCAAASLLAGCQKQEAADKKLPIMVRTETVAMADYAPRTSLTGVIAARTLNNLSFRVGGRIAERLVDVGQHVDQGAVLARIDPQEQQSDLRSAQADLDAAKAQLTQSAAAFERQKTLLAQGFTTRRDYDAADQALKVAQGSVDAAQSAFANAQQNLSFTELKAGAPGVITARQVEAGQVVQAAQTVFTVAEDGDRDAVFNVQETLVAKTPASPAVTITLLSDPQVRATGKVREISPAVDQASGSIRVKVGIADTPAGMPLGAAVIGSVSAKPAKAILLPWQALTSSAGKPAVWIVDPSTKAVTTAPVEVLAFDSGTVVIAGGLNEGQSVVTAGGQLLSPGQTVEISGAGQ, encoded by the coding sequence ATGAGCAGGAACGCGACATCGTCCGTCTCGCCGCCATCCGTCAGAACCTCCCGCCTTTTGTCATTTCCAATCGCCTCGGCAATGTGCCTCTGCGCAGCCGCATCGCTGCTGGCCGGCTGCCAGAAGCAGGAAGCGGCGGACAAGAAACTGCCGATCATGGTGCGCACCGAAACGGTGGCGATGGCCGACTATGCGCCGAGAACCTCGCTGACCGGGGTGATCGCGGCGCGCACGCTGAACAATCTGTCGTTCCGGGTTGGCGGCCGCATTGCCGAGCGGCTTGTCGATGTCGGCCAGCATGTCGACCAAGGCGCGGTGCTTGCCCGTATCGATCCGCAGGAGCAGCAATCCGATCTGCGCTCCGCACAAGCCGATCTTGACGCAGCAAAAGCGCAGCTGACCCAGTCCGCCGCCGCCTTCGAGCGGCAGAAGACGCTGCTTGCCCAGGGCTTCACCACCAGACGCGACTATGACGCCGCAGACCAGGCGCTGAAGGTAGCGCAAGGCAGCGTCGATGCCGCGCAGAGCGCATTCGCCAACGCCCAGCAAAACCTGTCCTTCACCGAGCTCAAGGCGGGCGCGCCCGGCGTCATTACCGCCCGCCAGGTCGAAGCCGGTCAGGTGGTGCAGGCGGCACAGACCGTCTTCACGGTCGCCGAGGACGGTGACCGTGATGCGGTGTTCAACGTGCAGGAGACGCTGGTCGCCAAGACGCCGGCCTCGCCGGCGGTGACGATCACGTTGTTGTCCGACCCGCAGGTGAGGGCAACAGGCAAGGTGCGCGAAATCTCGCCGGCGGTCGACCAGGCCTCCGGCTCAATCCGGGTCAAGGTCGGCATTGCCGACACGCCAGCCGGCATGCCGCTGGGGGCAGCCGTCATCGGCTCGGTCAGCGCCAAGCCGGCGAAGGCGATCCTGCTGCCCTGGCAAGCGCTGACATCCAGCGCCGGCAAGCCGGCGGTCTGGATCGTCGATCCCTCGACCAAGGCGGTGACAACGGCGCCGGTCGAGGTGCTGGCCTTCGATTCGGGCACGGTCGTCATCGCCGGCGGACTGAATGAGGGCCAAAGCGTCGTGACCGCGGGCGGGCAGTTGCTCAGTCCTGGCCAGACGGTCGAAATATCGGGAGCGGGCCAATGA
- a CDS encoding efflux RND transporter periplasmic adaptor subunit: MNRLPHVMLGLFALGALAACSKSEQKPPEVIRPVLSVVVEPRTTQTFGFAGSVEPQVSADLAFRLLGRVVSRDVKVGDIVSKGTTIAALDPTALDLAVQAAQAELSNAEAQFANAAASEERQRQLLASANATQAVFDAAQQARKAAEANVERAKAALAKSQEQLGYARLFSDFDGVVTAVGAEVGQTVSAGQTVVTVARSDLREAVVDIPDQLTGDLTAGTPFQVILQSLPTIETQAKLREIAPQAEGSTRTRRVKLTLIDPPQAFRLGSTVTATRMTKVAPTIELPMSALLEKNGADKVWIVDPQTSSVSTKEIKVAAKGAATFIVAEGLEAGMRVVTAGVHSLSEGQKVKVPEGGV; the protein is encoded by the coding sequence ATGAACCGGCTGCCGCACGTCATGCTTGGCCTGTTCGCCCTTGGCGCGCTCGCCGCCTGCTCGAAGTCGGAGCAAAAGCCGCCGGAGGTCATCCGGCCGGTGCTGTCGGTCGTGGTAGAGCCGCGCACCACGCAAACCTTCGGCTTTGCCGGCTCGGTCGAGCCGCAGGTCAGCGCCGACCTTGCCTTCCGCCTGCTTGGCCGTGTCGTCTCGCGCGACGTCAAGGTCGGCGATATCGTCAGCAAGGGCACGACGATCGCCGCGCTCGACCCGACCGCACTGGATCTGGCCGTCCAGGCCGCCCAGGCCGAGCTCTCCAATGCCGAGGCACAGTTCGCCAACGCGGCCGCCAGCGAGGAGCGCCAGCGCCAGCTGCTCGCCTCGGCCAACGCCACGCAGGCCGTATTCGATGCCGCGCAGCAGGCACGCAAGGCCGCGGAAGCCAATGTCGAGCGAGCCAAGGCTGCGCTGGCCAAATCGCAGGAGCAGCTTGGCTATGCCAGGCTGTTCTCGGATTTCGATGGCGTCGTCACCGCGGTCGGCGCCGAGGTCGGGCAGACCGTCTCGGCCGGCCAGACGGTCGTCACCGTGGCGCGCTCGGACCTGCGAGAAGCCGTGGTCGATATTCCCGACCAGCTGACCGGCGATCTGACGGCCGGCACGCCGTTCCAGGTCATCCTGCAATCGCTGCCGACGATCGAGACCCAGGCCAAGCTGCGCGAGATCGCGCCGCAGGCCGAAGGCTCGACGCGCACCCGGCGCGTCAAGCTGACGCTCATCGATCCGCCGCAGGCCTTCCGGCTCGGCTCGACGGTGACGGCGACCCGCATGACCAAGGTGGCGCCGACGATCGAACTGCCGATGTCGGCGCTGCTGGAAAAGAACGGTGCGGACAAGGTGTGGATCGTCGACCCGCAGACATCGAGTGTGAGCACGAAAGAAATCAAGGTGGCTGCCAAGGGTGCCGCGACCTTCATCGTCGCCGAGGGACTGGAGGCCGGCATGCGCGTGGTCACGGCGGGCGTCCACAGCCTGAGCGAAGGCCAGAAGGTCAAAGTGCCGGAGGGTGGCGTCTGA